GCCGCCGATATCCTGGAAGACCGCCTGCACGGCACTCGTGGCTGTGAATCCATGGTGATCATCCGCGAGCCGGGCCGCAAGACCACGGTGAAGACGCGCGTCGTCGCCGTGCAACCGGGCCGCGCCAATATGGGCCACATCGCCCAGGGCCATCAGCAGATGCTGCGAATGGACGACGAGTCCCGCCATCCGCTGCTGCCGGAAACCATTGAGCGGGTATTCAGTTTTGCCGCCGAGAAAATTTCCAGCGTGCTGGGCCTGGTCATCTCCGATTACGCCAAGGGAGCGCTGCCGCCTGAGCTCTTGCAGCGCCTGATCGCGCTGGCGCGCTCGGCCGGCAAGCCCATCTTCATCGATCCCAAGGAGCGCAATTTCGACCGCTATCGCGGAGCCTCCGTGTTGACCCCCAACGCCATGGAGGCCGAGTCCGCGCTGGGCCTGACCATCGTCTCCTCCGGGCGCGATGGCGATGAAGACGGCGACGCCGGATGGGCGCGCGCCATTCAGGAGCGGCTCGCTGACTGGAGCATCGAGGCGCTGCTGGTTACTCGCGGCGCCGAGGGTCTGAGCCTGGTGCATCGCCGCGGCTTCCATCATTTTCCCACCAGCGCACGCGAAGTCTTTGACGTAACCGGTGCGGGCGACACCGTGCTGGCCGCCTTCGCGCTGGCCGCGGCGTCTGGCGCATCATTCGCCGAGGCCGCGCAACTCGGCAACTCCGCTGCCGCCGTCGCGGTGAGTAAAGCAGGCGCGGCGGTTGTCTATCCTTATGAGATCGAGCGCGAGTTGGCGGTGCGCCAGTCTTCCGCCGAGACCAAGTTGCGCTCGCGCGAAGAGATGCGCGTCATCGCCGAAAACCTGCGCCGCGAGGGCCGCAGGATGGTATTCACCAACGGCTGCTTTGACCTGCTGCATCCCGGCCACATCTACCTGCTGCGCGAAGCGAAGAAGCTCGGCGAAGTGCTGATTGTGGGCATGAACTCCGACGCCTCGGTAAAGCGCCTGAAGGGCGAGAGCCGCCCCATCGTCCCCGAGCAGGATCGCGCCGAGGCCATCGGCGGACTCGAGAGCGTCGATCACGTTGTGTTGTTCGCCGAGGATGACCCGCTCGAATTGCTGAACGCCATTCGCCCCGACGTGCTCATCAAGGGCGATGATTACAAGGAGTCCGAAGTGGTCGGCGCGGATTTGCTGAAAAGTTATGGCGGCGTGGTGCGCCTGATCCCGCTGCGCCGCGGCATCTCCACCACCAGGCTGGTCGAGAAAATCCGCTCCGGCCTGGCCGAAGAGCCATAGCCGCATCCTGATCTGGTAGCCACGGTGAGCGCATTTCTCGCCGTGGGCTTTTTTCCTCCGCAGGAATTCCCACGGCGAGAAATGCGCTCACCGTGGCTACCAAACTTATGAACCGACCTGAATCCATCACACGCATCGACCGCGAACTCGCCGAGAGTTGCCGCGTCAAGCAGAGCTTTCCACCGCTCCTGAAGCGCCAGATGGCCGACCTCGCCGACCGCATGGCGCGCGCGCTGAAAGCCGGTCGCACCATCTACTGGCTGGGCAATGGCGGCTCCGCCACCGACGCCATGCACCTGGCCGCCGAGCTGGTCGGCAAACTTAGCCGCCCGCGCCGCGCGCTGGCGTCCGTCGCGCTCAGCGCCAATCCCGCCACACTCACCGCCATCGGCAACGACTTCGGGTTCGAAGAGGTTTTCTCGCGCCAAGTGGAGGCGCTGGTCCGCCGCGGCGACGTGGTCATCGGCATCTCCACCAGCGGCAATTCCATGAACGTGATCCGCGCCATGCGAGCCGCGCGCAAACTGAAGGCCACCACCGTGGGTTTTACCGGTCAGCGCGGCGGCAAACTCGCGCGTGCCGCCGAACTGGTGCTCAAGGTCCCTTCGCGCGATACGCAGCGCATCCAGGAATCGCACATCACCATCGGCCACATAGTCTGCGGCCTGGCCGAAGACATCCTGCTCGACCGGTTGTAATTGGTTTTAGATTGTCATCCTGAGCGCAGCACTCCGACTACTGAGTATCGGCGGGTGTCTGAATGCTAACGAGCACTACCAAAAACAAAGGTCGATCCGCTGGACTAGGGACTCTATGCATACGTGGACAAGAATCACTGCGATCATCTGTTTAGTTTGCATCTTGACGCAGATAGGAACAGCGCAATCGGTCGCCCCGCCGGTAGCGGAGCCGACAAAGCGGGTATATCGGGCCGGCGAACACCCGGACCCAGCTAGTGCGCGCAGTGTCGCGACGGCGCTCGGCCAGGGCAAGCATGTCGTTGTTAGGCTGTACAACAGAAAAACATACCGGGGCCATATCGAGGCAATCGACGAGATGCAGTTCAGCATCCGTCTCGATCGCAACAACATTTTCGTCAAGCACGATATAGTGGAGATAGCCTACCTGGAGCAGAGCCTCAATCAATACGCTAAACGTGCTATTATCGTTGGTGTCGCGGTGGGCGTGGCCGTTCTGATCGTCGTGAAGTGGCTTCCTACGGGTGGCTAGGATCGGATAAAACTGCCAGTTCATTATGGGAATCCGTGGTTACCGCGAATGCCCGAGGCTGGACCGCCAGTAGGTTGTCCTCCCGCATGATCCGCGCCACTCGTTTGTGACTCACCTGCATCCCTCTTCGGCGTAATGCCTTTGTGACACGCCGGTATCCATAACGGCGGCGATGATCTACAACGATCTGCTTGATTTCCGATTTGACTTCCATGTCCTCTTCCACCGACATCTGTTCTTGCAGATACCGATAAAATCCCGCCCGACTGACTTGCGCCAACTGACACATGCGCTCGATACCCTTTGAATACAATGAGGCAAACCCGATGGTGCGCATGAAGAAAGACCTTCTCGAA
This sequence is a window from Acidobacteriota bacterium. Protein-coding genes within it:
- a CDS encoding SIS domain-containing protein → MNRPESITRIDRELAESCRVKQSFPPLLKRQMADLADRMARALKAGRTIYWLGNGGSATDAMHLAAELVGKLSRPRRALASVALSANPATLTAIGNDFGFEEVFSRQVEALVRRGDVVIGISTSGNSMNVIRAMRAARKLKATTVGFTGQRGGKLARAAELVLKVPSRDTQRIQESHITIGHIVCGLAEDILLDRL
- the rfaE2 gene encoding D-glycero-beta-D-manno-heptose 1-phosphate adenylyltransferase — protein: MSGESQSIADLLRRVAGVRLLVVGDFMLDRTIYGEAGRISPEAPTPVVLVQQSREQLGGAGNVVRNIGSLGGRISTIAVAGEDAAADILEDRLHGTRGCESMVIIREPGRKTTVKTRVVAVQPGRANMGHIAQGHQQMLRMDDESRHPLLPETIERVFSFAAEKISSVLGLVISDYAKGALPPELLQRLIALARSAGKPIFIDPKERNFDRYRGASVLTPNAMEAESALGLTIVSSGRDGDEDGDAGWARAIQERLADWSIEALLVTRGAEGLSLVHRRGFHHFPTSAREVFDVTGAGDTVLAAFALAAASGASFAEAAQLGNSAAAVAVSKAGAAVVYPYEIERELAVRQSSAETKLRSREEMRVIAENLRREGRRMVFTNGCFDLLHPGHIYLLREAKKLGEVLIVGMNSDASVKRLKGESRPIVPEQDRAEAIGGLESVDHVVLFAEDDPLELLNAIRPDVLIKGDDYKESEVVGADLLKSYGGVVRLIPLRRGISTTRLVEKIRSGLAEEP
- a CDS encoding transposase, giving the protein MRTIGFASLYSKGIERMCQLAQVSRAGFYRYLQEQMSVEEDMEVKSEIKQIVVDHRRRYGYRRVTKALRRRGMQVSHKRVARIMREDNLLAVQPRAFAVTTDSHNELAVLSDPSHP